A single Lysinibacter sp. HNR DNA region contains:
- the araA gene encoding L-arabinose isomerase has protein sequence MTRTNTTLDQYEVWFLTGSQHLYGAETLTQVAEQSQTISTTLDATTPVRLVWKPVLTDTHSIHTTMLEANARSTVIGVIAWMHTFSPAKMWISGLSALQKPLLHLHTQLHVELPWSTIDFDFMNLNQSAHGDREFGYIQSRLGIERATVVGHVSDKKLQSRVSVWMRAAAGVATSRNLKIARFGDNMRQVAVTEGDKTEAEYVFGTQVNTWGVTELADAVATVSEHEIDELIEEYEESYSVAPELRRSGERAMTLREAAAIELGLRAFLENGNCEAFTTNFEDLGTLPQLPGLAVQRLMAEGYGFGAEGDWKTALLLRVASVMGSGLPGSASLMEDYTYDLTPGAETILGAHMLEVSPGLTRHKPRLEVHPLSIGGKKDPARLVFHADPGPGVVIALCDIRDRFRIVANAVEVVEPVAPLSRLPVGCAIWRPEPNLQTSAWAWLNAGGAHHTVLSTALGAEAFAEFARMTGTEFLLINKDTTEEDFLRELRWNAAYYRLTRGI, from the coding sequence ATGACACGCACTAACACCACTCTTGATCAGTACGAGGTCTGGTTTCTCACGGGCAGTCAGCACCTGTACGGAGCTGAAACTCTCACGCAGGTCGCAGAGCAATCACAAACAATCAGCACGACCCTCGATGCGACAACACCGGTGAGACTCGTATGGAAACCCGTACTGACGGACACGCACAGCATCCACACGACGATGCTGGAGGCCAATGCCCGCTCCACGGTCATCGGCGTTATCGCCTGGATGCATACGTTTAGCCCGGCAAAAATGTGGATTAGCGGCCTGAGCGCGCTTCAGAAGCCCCTATTGCACCTGCACACCCAGCTCCACGTCGAACTCCCCTGGAGCACGATCGACTTTGACTTCATGAATCTTAACCAATCCGCTCACGGCGACCGAGAATTTGGTTATATACAGTCCAGGCTGGGGATTGAACGCGCAACGGTTGTGGGTCACGTATCAGACAAAAAATTACAGTCTCGCGTAAGCGTCTGGATGCGTGCGGCAGCGGGTGTCGCAACCTCACGCAATCTAAAAATCGCCAGATTTGGCGACAACATGCGACAGGTGGCGGTGACGGAGGGGGATAAGACAGAGGCCGAGTACGTTTTTGGCACGCAGGTTAATACCTGGGGTGTCACCGAACTTGCCGACGCTGTTGCCACAGTCAGCGAGCACGAGATTGATGAGCTCATCGAGGAGTACGAGGAGTCCTACAGCGTGGCACCGGAGCTGCGCCGATCGGGCGAACGGGCGATGACCCTGCGTGAAGCGGCAGCAATCGAGCTGGGATTACGTGCCTTCCTCGAGAACGGAAACTGTGAAGCGTTCACAACAAATTTTGAAGACCTGGGAACACTTCCACAGCTTCCGGGGCTTGCCGTGCAGCGTCTCATGGCTGAGGGCTACGGTTTTGGTGCCGAAGGGGATTGGAAAACCGCTCTCCTGCTTCGAGTCGCCTCGGTGATGGGGAGCGGCCTACCGGGGAGTGCATCGCTCATGGAGGACTACACCTATGACCTCACTCCGGGAGCCGAGACGATTCTGGGTGCCCACATGCTTGAGGTGAGTCCCGGACTCACCCGCCACAAACCCCGACTAGAGGTCCATCCCCTCTCGATAGGGGGCAAGAAAGATCCGGCCCGTCTGGTATTTCATGCGGACCCGGGACCCGGGGTTGTTATTGCACTGTGCGACATTCGCGACCGGTTCCGCATTGTTGCAAACGCCGTGGAGGTGGTGGAGCCGGTTGCACCGCTCTCTCGGCTTCCCGTTGGGTGCGCAATCTGGAGGCCAGAACCAAACCTGCAAACCTCAGCCTGGGCCTGGCTGAACGCCGGGGGAGCTCACCACACCGTGCTTAGCACGGCACTCGGCGCAGAGGCTTTTGCCGAATTTGCACGGATGACGGGAACCGAGTTTCTCCTGATTAATAAGGACACCACAGAGGAAGACTTTTTACGTGAACTGCGCTGGAACGCCGCCTACTATCGTCTAACCCGGGGGATATAA
- a CDS encoding SDR family NAD(P)-dependent oxidoreductase, with translation MTIKFSQSASLITGASSGLEEEFARTIAARGGNLVLAARRAERLPGIKRVIVTNSKRMGVFRTDLSKLHSVGSVNAHGNICVNA, from the coding sequence GTGACCATAAAATTTTCACAGAGCGCCTCCCTCATCACCGGGGCAAGCTCCGGGCTCGAAGAAGAATTTGCCCGCACAATTGCGGCTCGGGGCGGTAACCTCGTCCTAGCGGCGCGACGCGCGGAACGGCTCCCAGGCATAAAGCGTGTCATTGTTACCAACAGCAAGCGAATGGGTGTTTTCCGCACTGATTTGAGTAAATTGCACTCCGTCGGGAGCGTGAACGCGCACGGGAACATCTGTGTTAATGCGTGA
- the araB gene encoding ribulokinase yields the protein MTNTQNNLSPHQDTDCVIGIDFGTLSARALVVRVSDGAELGTAVHEYQHGVMDSIFTPNGTALPPDWALQVPNDYIEALKNAVPAAILDANVHPDNVIGIGTDFTACTVLPVDAQGTPLCEIPRFTDRPHAYVKLWKHHAAQRQADRITVLAAERGDAWLQRYGGRISSEWEFAKGLQLLEEDPEVYDATRHWIEAADWIVWQLTGRYTRNTCSAGYKGMLQDDSYPGKNFLGTLNPQFASFAETKVAHHLGEPGSIAGFLTAEAAEWTGLSEGTVVCVGNVDAHVTAPAAQAVHPGQMVAIMGTSTCHIMSAEHLKTVPGMCGVVPGGIVPGLYGYEAGQSGVGDIFAWYVHTHVPQRYHDEAAERGLSIHQHLTELSEAWPVGSHGLIALDWHSGNRSVLVDHELSGLILGSTLTTSAVDCFRALLESTAFGTRMIVETFIEAGVPVTEFIAAGGLTRNAPLMQIYSDVLQMPISILASDQGPALGSAIYAAVAAGSYASVQEAAAVMGRVHRSVYTPRPEVTGIYDRLYAEYRRLHDHFGRGAHGIMHRLKELRREVTA from the coding sequence GTGACTAACACACAGAATAATTTGTCGCCTCACCAAGACACAGACTGTGTCATTGGGATCGACTTTGGAACTCTCTCCGCCCGCGCTCTTGTTGTTCGTGTCTCAGACGGGGCGGAACTCGGAACCGCCGTGCACGAGTATCAACACGGCGTTATGGACTCAATCTTCACGCCAAACGGCACGGCGCTTCCCCCCGATTGGGCGCTCCAGGTGCCCAACGACTACATCGAAGCTCTGAAAAACGCGGTACCCGCCGCGATACTAGACGCCAATGTTCATCCCGATAACGTCATTGGGATCGGAACCGACTTCACAGCCTGCACCGTTCTCCCCGTCGACGCGCAGGGAACCCCGCTGTGTGAGATTCCTCGTTTTACCGACAGGCCCCACGCCTACGTGAAGCTCTGGAAACATCACGCGGCTCAGAGGCAGGCGGATCGCATCACCGTGCTTGCCGCGGAGCGCGGCGATGCCTGGCTGCAACGCTATGGTGGACGCATCTCCAGCGAGTGGGAATTTGCCAAAGGCCTGCAGCTTTTAGAGGAGGATCCCGAGGTCTATGACGCGACCCGGCACTGGATAGAGGCCGCCGACTGGATCGTGTGGCAGCTCACCGGCCGCTACACCCGCAACACGTGCTCCGCAGGGTATAAAGGAATGCTGCAGGATGACTCCTACCCCGGCAAAAACTTCCTGGGCACCCTCAACCCCCAGTTTGCCTCTTTTGCAGAAACAAAAGTCGCGCATCACCTGGGAGAACCGGGCTCTATTGCGGGTTTTCTCACGGCGGAGGCCGCCGAGTGGACGGGACTGTCCGAGGGCACCGTGGTGTGCGTGGGAAACGTCGATGCTCACGTGACCGCACCGGCCGCTCAGGCCGTTCATCCCGGGCAGATGGTTGCCATTATGGGAACCTCAACCTGCCACATCATGAGCGCGGAACACCTGAAGACCGTCCCCGGAATGTGCGGGGTTGTTCCAGGGGGGATAGTCCCGGGGCTCTACGGTTACGAGGCAGGACAGTCCGGAGTCGGGGATATCTTTGCGTGGTACGTTCACACCCACGTGCCGCAGCGTTACCACGATGAAGCGGCCGAGCGCGGGCTGAGCATACACCAGCATCTGACCGAACTCAGCGAGGCGTGGCCCGTTGGGTCTCACGGTTTGATAGCCCTCGATTGGCACTCCGGTAATCGATCCGTCTTGGTTGACCATGAGCTGTCCGGTCTTATCCTCGGGAGCACTCTCACTACTTCTGCGGTGGACTGCTTTCGAGCACTGCTGGAATCTACGGCTTTTGGAACTCGCATGATCGTTGAAACCTTTATCGAGGCGGGGGTTCCGGTCACCGAGTTTATTGCGGCGGGTGGCCTCACCCGCAACGCGCCCCTCATGCAGATCTACAGCGACGTGCTACAGATGCCCATCTCCATCCTGGCCAGCGACCAGGGCCCAGCCCTGGGTTCCGCCATCTACGCCGCTGTTGCTGCGGGCTCTTATGCCAGCGTGCAGGAGGCCGCGGCAGTAATGGGTCGGGTTCATCGTTCGGTCTACACCCCACGCCCAGAAGTTACGGGCATCTACGACCGCCTCTACGCCGAATACCGCCGCCTTCACGATCACTTTGGGCGCGGAGCACACGGTATCATGCACCGGTTGAAAGAGCTGCGCAGGGAGGTTACAGCGTGA
- a CDS encoding L-ribulose-5-phosphate 4-epimerase, whose protein sequence is MINHDIVWHIRTQVAELHTELVRNSLVVWTGGNISGRVPGTELFVIKPSGIDYDRITPESLILCDLDGTVVEDSLGSSGFPSSDTASHAYVYRHMPDVGGVVHTHSTYATAWAARAEAIPCAITAMADEFGGEIPVGPLALIGDDSIGRGIVTTLSGHPSPAVLMQNHGVFTIGKNAKEAVKAAVMTEDVARTIHIARQGGELVLIPDPVAKKLFDRYHSAYGQNTEELRHDTH, encoded by the coding sequence GTGATCAATCACGACATAGTGTGGCACATTCGTACCCAGGTTGCAGAGCTACACACAGAACTGGTCCGCAACTCTCTGGTGGTGTGGACCGGGGGAAATATTTCGGGGCGTGTCCCGGGAACAGAACTCTTTGTTATTAAGCCCAGCGGGATCGACTATGACCGCATCACCCCTGAGTCATTGATCCTCTGTGACCTGGACGGGACGGTGGTTGAGGACTCGCTCGGCAGCTCAGGATTCCCCTCCAGCGATACGGCCTCGCACGCCTACGTCTACCGTCATATGCCCGATGTTGGGGGTGTTGTACACACTCATTCCACGTACGCAACGGCCTGGGCTGCGCGTGCAGAGGCGATCCCCTGCGCGATAACCGCCATGGCGGATGAGTTTGGTGGGGAAATTCCCGTGGGTCCTTTGGCACTCATCGGCGACGATTCGATTGGGCGCGGTATCGTCACCACGCTCTCGGGACACCCTTCTCCGGCGGTACTCATGCAGAACCACGGTGTTTTCACCATCGGTAAAAACGCAAAAGAGGCGGTTAAAGCGGCGGTAATGACGGAGGACGTGGCACGCACAATACACATTGCACGCCAGGGAGGAGAGCTTGTGCTTATTCCCGACCCGGTGGCTAAAAAACTATTTGATCGATATCACAGTGCCTACGGCCAAAACACGGAGGAGTTACGTCATGACACGCACTAA
- a CDS encoding solute carrier family 23 protein yields MKRSPWTIHGTGKTVIQGRVVAPSERLSWPRTIGIGMQHVIAMFGATFLVPIITGFPVSTTLLFSGLGTLLFLILTKNRMPSYLGSSFAFITPILAAQTGFGIPGALLGIVIIGILFTAIGGVTQRYGTGWINTLMPPVVAGAIVALIGFNLIPTAYENFTVSPLTAYITLGSVIVCTVVFRGIIGRVSIFVGVVIGYVTAMFLGEVDFSAFHEAPWLGLPDFTLPANPFADPTVLAVLPAFVPVLLVLLAENVGHIRGVAQMVDPNLNKLTGRALIADGISTTLAGLFGGSGTTTYGENIGVMAATRVYSTAAYWVAGTFAILLGFSPKVGALIFSIPAGVLGGVTMALYGLIGIIGMKIWVDNRVDFGKPINQFTAGLALAFAIANVQFISGSFQLNGIAMGTLAAILVYHFMNAIERMHRRSETSRLTEAPAAQESPRVHSAHESENPKPQDRLEP; encoded by the coding sequence ATGAAACGTAGCCCCTGGACCATCCACGGAACCGGAAAAACCGTTATCCAGGGCCGGGTTGTTGCCCCGAGCGAAAGGCTCTCTTGGCCGCGCACCATTGGTATCGGTATGCAGCACGTGATCGCCATGTTTGGCGCCACCTTCCTTGTGCCCATCATCACCGGCTTTCCCGTGAGCACCACACTACTCTTCTCCGGGCTCGGAACCCTGCTCTTTCTGATCCTCACCAAAAACAGGATGCCCAGCTACCTCGGTTCCTCATTTGCTTTCATCACCCCCATCCTCGCCGCACAAACGGGGTTTGGCATACCCGGGGCCCTGCTGGGCATCGTGATCATCGGCATCCTCTTCACCGCGATCGGTGGGGTCACCCAGCGCTACGGTACCGGCTGGATCAACACCCTCATGCCCCCGGTTGTGGCCGGTGCAATCGTTGCCCTTATCGGGTTTAACCTCATCCCCACGGCGTACGAAAACTTCACAGTTTCTCCCCTGACCGCATACATCACCCTGGGATCGGTCATCGTCTGTACCGTGGTGTTTCGAGGGATTATCGGACGGGTATCAATCTTCGTCGGCGTCGTGATTGGATACGTGACCGCAATGTTTCTGGGGGAAGTAGACTTCAGCGCGTTTCACGAGGCACCCTGGCTCGGGCTTCCCGATTTTACGCTCCCCGCAAATCCGTTTGCAGACCCCACGGTTCTTGCCGTTCTCCCCGCGTTCGTCCCCGTATTGCTTGTGCTACTCGCCGAAAATGTGGGACACATTCGCGGTGTCGCACAGATGGTCGATCCCAACCTCAACAAGCTCACCGGACGAGCGCTCATTGCTGACGGAATCTCAACCACCCTCGCCGGGCTCTTTGGGGGCTCGGGGACAACAACCTACGGCGAAAACATCGGCGTGATGGCCGCCACCCGGGTCTACTCCACGGCCGCCTACTGGGTTGCCGGAACCTTTGCAATTCTCTTAGGGTTTTCACCCAAAGTTGGCGCACTCATCTTCTCAATTCCCGCCGGTGTTCTCGGGGGCGTCACCATGGCTCTCTACGGACTCATCGGTATTATCGGGATGAAAATCTGGGTGGACAATAGGGTGGACTTTGGCAAACCCATCAACCAGTTCACGGCGGGTTTGGCCCTCGCGTTTGCCATCGCAAACGTCCAATTTATCAGCGGTTCCTTCCAGCTCAATGGAATTGCGATGGGGACACTCGCGGCCATACTGGTCTACCATTTTATGAACGCCATCGAGAGGATGCACCGGCGCTCCGAGACCTCCCGGCTCACCGAGGCTCCCGCCGCCCAGGAGTCCCCGCGAGTTCACAGCGCTCACGAATCAGAGAACCCCAAGCCTCAGGATAGACTGGAGCCTTGA
- a CDS encoding RCC1 domain-containing protein gives MLRSALFAVAGLLVAAAFMMSTSFVVDVAAENTMTPTVGPDAGGTTVTGTIPIATYTHISTGSSHTLAIGSDGYTYAWGFNGSGQLGNNTTVGGNWPFGEQPIG, from the coding sequence ATGCTACGCAGCGCTCTCTTCGCGGTGGCTGGTCTCTTAGTTGCTGCTGCGTTTATGATGAGTACTTCATTTGTTGTAGATGTTGCTGCAGAGAATACTATGACACCCACCGTGGGGCCAGACGCTGGTGGCACAACAGTCACCGGAACAATACCCATCGCAACTTACACACATATCAGCACAGGTTCCAGTCACACGCTTGCGATAGGCAGCGACGGTTACACGTATGCGTGGGGATTTAACGGCAGTGGCCAGCTCGGCAACAACACAACTGTTGGGGGCAATTGGCCATTCGGGGAACAGCCAATAGGCTGA
- a CDS encoding M15 family metallopeptidase → MLANKIYTGFSLAMFSVLFVLVPGGGVSAATITGIQNPEGFVLLSEVDPTIQQEIRYFGDYNFMGHASEGYEVPACVLTIEAAQALKKVQANLADEGLGLKVYDCYRPQRAVNEFVRWAEDQQDTKMQEQFYPSVPKDRLFEEGYIAAQSGHSRGSTVDLTIVVLGHPSAGEPSIDTKACGVQPGIVPNGDELDMGSGFDCFGLISHPSSTLVNEHQQENRQRLMSAMGDQGFAVLDTEWWHYTLRPEPFPNTYFDFPITDPLFQNGILDSLGPDPRGSRGDR, encoded by the coding sequence ATGCTTGCTAATAAAATTTATACTGGTTTTAGTCTTGCAATGTTTAGTGTACTATTCGTACTTGTGCCCGGTGGCGGTGTGAGTGCTGCAACGATCACTGGGATCCAAAATCCGGAGGGCTTTGTGTTGCTCTCGGAGGTCGATCCGACGATCCAACAAGAGATTCGGTATTTTGGTGACTACAACTTTATGGGACACGCATCCGAGGGGTATGAGGTTCCCGCCTGTGTACTAACCATCGAAGCGGCCCAAGCGTTAAAAAAGGTGCAGGCAAACCTGGCCGATGAGGGATTGGGGTTAAAGGTCTATGACTGTTACCGGCCGCAACGAGCGGTCAATGAGTTTGTTCGCTGGGCTGAAGATCAGCAAGATACGAAGATGCAGGAACAGTTTTACCCGTCTGTGCCCAAAGATCGACTATTTGAGGAGGGGTACATAGCGGCTCAATCCGGACACAGTCGCGGGAGTACGGTGGATCTGACCATCGTTGTCCTGGGTCACCCGAGTGCGGGAGAGCCTTCTATTGACACTAAAGCGTGCGGCGTGCAGCCGGGGATTGTGCCAAACGGCGATGAATTAGACATGGGCAGTGGTTTTGACTGTTTCGGCCTGATTTCGCACCCCTCTTCAACCCTGGTGAATGAACACCAACAGGAAAATCGCCAAAGACTTATGTCTGCCATGGGCGACCAGGGGTTTGCTGTCCTTGATACCGAGTGGTGGCACTATACGCTTCGGCCCGAGCCGTTCCCCAATACCTATTTTGATTTCCCTATTACCGATCCTCTATTTCAAAATGGAATTTTGGATTCCTTGGGCCCCGATCCCAGGGGTTCTCGCGGCGATCGCTAG
- a CDS encoding alpha-N-arabinofuranosidase, giving the protein MEYGSVSFERDSVIAPVNRRLFGVFVEHLGRCVYEGIYEPGHPSANEDGFRTDVIDLVRELGATAVRYPGGNFVSGYRWEDGVGPREKRPVRRDLAWHSLETNQVGLDEFARWCTLTNLELMMAVNLGTRGVQEALDLLEYSNHPSGTTLSDLRIANGSVEPHDVRMWCLGNEMDGPWQIGHLSADDYGKLAARTASAMKMADPNLELVACGSSGSAMPTFGEWERVVLEHCYEHVDYVSCHAYYQERESDLGSYLASSLDMQHFIEAVAAAIDHVQHKLRSKKEIKISFDEWNIWYMSEDGPSGDASQEWSTAPRLLENAYSVADAVVFGSLLITLLKNSNRVTSASLAQLVNVIAPIMTEPGGDSWRQTTFYPFAATSRLAQGNVLRPRIIVDGYNTAAYGEAPLLDAVATHSKKNGSTSIFLVNRTQDKPLTARINVESLGVQSITEAFGIHDEDAYAQNVFHEQNRVRPIPNSTAKLHNGILTIVLPPISWTAVSLSD; this is encoded by the coding sequence ATGGAATATGGATCCGTTTCTTTTGAACGAGACTCCGTCATCGCGCCGGTGAACCGAAGGCTCTTTGGGGTGTTTGTTGAGCACCTCGGGCGCTGCGTCTACGAGGGAATTTATGAGCCCGGGCATCCGTCCGCAAACGAGGACGGGTTTCGAACCGATGTTATCGATCTAGTTCGTGAGCTCGGCGCAACCGCCGTCCGATATCCGGGAGGAAATTTTGTTTCGGGTTATCGCTGGGAAGACGGGGTCGGCCCCCGAGAAAAACGCCCCGTACGGAGGGACCTGGCCTGGCACTCTCTCGAAACCAACCAGGTTGGCCTCGACGAATTTGCCCGATGGTGCACGCTCACCAACCTGGAATTAATGATGGCGGTGAACCTAGGAACTCGGGGGGTACAGGAGGCCCTGGATCTTCTTGAATACAGCAACCACCCCTCGGGAACGACGCTGAGCGACCTGCGAATCGCAAACGGTTCGGTCGAGCCGCACGACGTTCGAATGTGGTGTCTGGGTAACGAAATGGATGGGCCCTGGCAAATCGGACATCTCAGCGCCGATGACTATGGGAAGCTAGCAGCACGAACGGCATCCGCAATGAAAATGGCCGATCCGAACCTGGAACTTGTTGCCTGCGGATCCTCCGGTTCCGCAATGCCCACCTTTGGTGAGTGGGAACGTGTAGTACTGGAACACTGTTACGAACATGTTGACTACGTGAGCTGTCACGCTTACTACCAAGAGCGTGAGAGCGATCTTGGATCCTATCTGGCTTCATCCCTCGACATGCAGCATTTTATTGAGGCCGTTGCCGCGGCAATCGACCACGTGCAACATAAGCTTCGCAGCAAAAAAGAAATAAAAATTTCGTTCGATGAATGGAATATTTGGTACATGAGCGAAGACGGCCCCTCAGGCGATGCGAGCCAGGAGTGGAGCACCGCACCTCGACTGCTTGAGAACGCCTACTCGGTAGCCGATGCCGTGGTTTTTGGCAGCCTCCTCATCACACTACTCAAGAACAGCAACAGGGTTACCTCGGCAAGCCTCGCGCAGCTAGTTAACGTCATCGCACCGATCATGACCGAGCCCGGGGGAGACTCCTGGAGACAGACAACGTTTTACCCCTTTGCAGCCACCAGCCGTTTAGCCCAAGGAAATGTTTTGCGACCCAGGATCATCGTGGATGGTTACAACACCGCGGCATACGGGGAGGCTCCCCTGCTGGACGCCGTTGCGACGCACAGCAAGAAGAACGGATCGACATCAATCTTCTTGGTGAATCGCACGCAGGACAAACCGCTCACCGCTCGAATCAACGTGGAGAGCCTCGGGGTCCAATCGATTACGGAGGCGTTTGGAATACACGACGAAGATGCCTATGCACAGAATGTTTTCCACGAGCAAAACCGGGTTCGCCCCATCCCAAACTCAACGGCAAAGCTACACAACGGAATCCTGACGATAGTTCTCCCCCCAATATCATGGACGGCGGTCTCCCTCAGTGACTAA
- a CDS encoding glycoside hydrolase family 3 N-terminal domain-containing protein — protein MTTSITPPLNVSERVHSLHARMTLEEKLAQLVGYWLDQNGVVAPMQSEMTSGIEARGGLSEVTKNGIGHYTRVYGTRPVDPQERAAWLWEEQRRLKRETRLGIPALVHEECLTGLAAWKAATFPTPLAWGASFDPELVEEMATAIGESMHQLGIHQGLAPVLDVVRDPRWGRVDECISEDPYLVGTIGTAYVRGLQSAGVHATLKHFLGYSGSQAGRNHAPVHAGPREIADIFLPPFEMAIHDGKARSVMNSYSDIDGIPMAAHTEYLTELLRKKIGFTGTVVADYFAVAFLEVMQAVAENEGEAAELALMAGIDVELPTGKTYLEPLAARIRSGLFDEAYVDRAVLRVLMQKEELGLLEKHSYEDDPPHTIDLDSPRHQELARRLAAESVILLANDGTLPLSRGKQRDVSKIAVIGPNAHQADALQGCYSFANHVLVSHPELPLGFRIPTLLESISEVYTEAGLTVPDLVYSPGCEVEGDDRGGFAEAVEAAASSDLAIIVVGDQAGLFGRGTVGEGNDSESLELPGVQRQLVQEILSTHTPVILVLLTGRPYAIDWALDGGDAPVPQAVLQAFFPGEGGGLAIADVIVGSVNPSGRLPVSMPRGVGAQPYSYLHPILGGPSEVTAADSTPLLPFGFGLSYTSFRYGKFIAEPSVVAGGVFSAAVSVANTGEERGTEVVQLYGHDVSASITRPVAQLLGYARVELDPGESARVTFSIPTTRFAFSDRTMKKIVEPGGVEVWCASHAAASPTRQNAAQASGNAITNLKKSVSKKLPSVSTPRIVVEITGDVYPVTPADPRIVTVQKLMEPQDSTSGRPVERAGIRP, from the coding sequence GTGACCACCTCCATCACTCCTCCACTCAACGTCTCTGAGCGAGTTCACAGCCTGCACGCTCGGATGACACTGGAAGAAAAACTGGCTCAGCTCGTCGGCTATTGGCTTGATCAGAACGGTGTTGTTGCTCCCATGCAGAGCGAGATGACCTCGGGAATAGAAGCACGCGGAGGACTATCCGAGGTCACAAAAAACGGGATCGGACACTACACACGAGTGTACGGAACGCGCCCGGTTGATCCTCAAGAGAGAGCGGCCTGGCTCTGGGAGGAACAAAGACGCTTAAAACGAGAGACTCGCTTGGGAATTCCGGCGCTCGTGCACGAAGAGTGCCTCACGGGGCTGGCCGCGTGGAAAGCCGCAACGTTTCCCACCCCGCTTGCCTGGGGTGCTTCCTTTGATCCCGAGCTGGTCGAGGAAATGGCCACCGCAATTGGGGAATCAATGCACCAACTCGGCATCCACCAGGGGCTTGCTCCGGTACTAGACGTTGTACGGGACCCACGCTGGGGACGCGTGGACGAGTGCATTAGCGAGGATCCCTACCTGGTTGGAACGATAGGGACTGCCTATGTTCGTGGACTACAGAGTGCGGGTGTACACGCAACCCTCAAGCACTTTCTTGGCTATTCCGGTTCACAAGCCGGACGTAACCACGCGCCGGTCCACGCGGGACCTCGGGAAATTGCAGATATTTTTCTGCCGCCTTTTGAAATGGCAATCCACGACGGCAAAGCCCGCTCCGTGATGAATTCCTACAGTGATATAGACGGTATTCCCATGGCCGCTCACACTGAATATCTCACGGAACTCTTACGCAAAAAGATCGGGTTTACCGGAACCGTGGTTGCAGACTACTTTGCCGTTGCCTTCCTCGAGGTTATGCAAGCCGTTGCAGAGAACGAGGGAGAGGCCGCAGAGTTGGCACTCATGGCGGGAATCGACGTTGAGCTTCCCACCGGAAAAACATATCTGGAACCGCTTGCGGCGCGTATCCGCAGCGGTCTTTTTGACGAAGCCTACGTTGACCGAGCGGTTTTGCGCGTACTCATGCAAAAGGAAGAACTGGGACTTCTTGAAAAACACTCCTACGAGGATGATCCGCCACACACTATCGACCTTGATTCACCGCGACATCAAGAACTAGCACGCCGCCTGGCCGCGGAGTCAGTGATTCTGCTTGCAAACGATGGCACGTTACCGCTCTCCCGAGGAAAACAGCGTGATGTGTCAAAAATTGCCGTCATCGGGCCAAATGCTCACCAAGCAGATGCCCTTCAGGGGTGCTATTCATTTGCCAACCATGTGCTTGTCTCGCATCCTGAATTACCGCTAGGTTTCCGAATCCCCACCCTGCTCGAATCGATTTCTGAGGTCTATACGGAGGCCGGCCTCACGGTTCCCGATCTCGTTTATTCACCGGGTTGCGAGGTTGAAGGGGACGATAGGGGCGGTTTTGCAGAGGCGGTGGAGGCCGCAGCCTCAAGTGATCTTGCGATCATCGTGGTTGGTGATCAGGCCGGCCTCTTTGGTCGTGGAACGGTTGGGGAGGGCAACGACTCTGAATCGCTTGAGCTTCCCGGCGTGCAGCGTCAGCTCGTCCAAGAGATTCTATCCACTCACACTCCCGTCATTCTGGTGTTGCTCACGGGTCGGCCGTACGCCATTGACTGGGCGCTTGATGGAGGGGATGCACCCGTTCCACAGGCGGTTCTGCAGGCCTTTTTCCCCGGTGAGGGCGGGGGTCTTGCAATCGCAGATGTCATTGTGGGGTCGGTGAACCCTTCGGGACGTCTTCCCGTCTCGATGCCACGCGGGGTGGGGGCCCAACCCTACTCCTATCTCCATCCGATTCTTGGCGGGCCCTCCGAGGTGACCGCGGCAGACTCCACTCCACTCCTCCCGTTTGGATTTGGCCTCTCCTACACCTCTTTTCGGTATGGAAAATTTATCGCCGAACCCTCAGTAGTCGCGGGAGGAGTGTTCTCCGCAGCGGTCTCCGTCGCCAATACCGGTGAGGAGCGCGGTACGGAGGTTGTCCAGCTCTACGGACACGATGTGTCCGCCTCCATCACGCGCCCGGTCGCGCAGCTCCTCGGGTATGCGCGCGTTGAGCTTGACCCCGGTGAGTCGGCGCGCGTGACCTTCTCCATCCCCACTACTCGCTTTGCGTTTAGTGATCGCACCATGAAAAAAATCGTTGAGCCCGGTGGGGTCGAGGTGTGGTGCGCCTCTCACGCCGCGGCATCCCCCACGAGACAAAACGCGGCACAGGCCTCGGGAAACGCGATTACCAATCTTAAAAAGTCCGTGAGCAAAAAACTACCGTCGGTTTCAACCCCTCGGATAGTGGTCGAAATTACCGGGGATGTTTACCCCGTCACACCCGCAGACCCTCGAATAGTGACCGTTCAAAAGCTCATGGAACCCCAAGATAGCACTTCCGGTCGACCCGTGGAACGAGCGGGGATACGACCGTGA